One genomic window of Stigmatopora nigra isolate UIUO_SnigA chromosome 13, RoL_Snig_1.1, whole genome shotgun sequence includes the following:
- the dhrs7 gene encoding dehydrogenase/reductase SDR family member 7 — protein MDCCIGSAFFYFILLCMLIHLLLFFFADADFTLLRASLLGRKSEVKLKGQVVWVTGASSGIGEELAYQLARCGSRLILSARREDELKRVKRQCLESSGLHDEDILVLPLDLLERASHESKTQAAIKHFGQIDILINNGGRSQRSLFLDASVDVYQALMELNFLGTVSLTKQVLPHMTQRGTGGIVTVSSVLGLAGAPLASGYAASKHALQGFFNSLRAELYDYPNILISTVCPGPVQSFIAENAFTEDLHKPVASAGYQGHKMPTSRCVYLILVGISNGVKEMWISQQPFLAFYYVWQYAPTFAWFVTKNLSKKRVQNFKSGLDADSSYFTKPKTS, from the exons ATGGATTGCTGTATTGGATCTGCCTTCTTCTATTTCATATTACTTTGTATGCTCATTCACTTGCTGCTTTTCTTCTTTGCGGATGCAGATTTCACATTGCTTAGGGCTAGTCTGCTCGGACGCAAGTCAG AGGTGAAGCTGAAAGGTCAAGTGGTTTGGGTCACTGGAGCCTCCAGCGGCATTGGGGAGGAGTTGGCCTACCAGCTGGCACGCTGTGGCTCTCGCCTCATTCTCTCAGCTCGCCGCGAAGATGAGCTGAAGAGGGTGAAACGCCAATGTTTAG AGTCCTCAGGTCTCCATGATGAAGACATTCTTGTTCTTCCCTTGGATTTGTTGGAGAGAGCAAGTCATGAATCCAAAACCCAAGCTGCAATAAAACACTTTGgacaa ATTGACATCTTGATTAACAACGGTGGGCGGAGCCAGCGGTCTTTATTCCTGGACGCGAGCGTGGACGTTTACCAGGCGTTAATGGAGCTTAACTTCCTGGGAACCGTGTCCCTGACCAAGCAGGTGCTGCCTCACATGACGCAGCGCGGCACCGGCGGCATCGTGACTGTTAGCAGCGTGCTAGGTCTTGCCGGGGCGCCATTGGCGTCGGGGTATGCTGCCAGCAAACATGCTCTTCAG gGTTTCTTTAATTCCCTCCGCGCTGAGCTCTATGACTATCCAAATATACTCATCAGCACAGTTTGTCCAGGGCCAGTGCAATCATTCATAGCCGAAAATGCCTTCACTGAAGATCTCCACAAG CCTGTGGCTTCAGCTGGTTACCAGGGACACAAGATGCCCACGAGTCGCTGCGTGTATTTAATATTGGTGGGGATTAGCAACGGTGTCAAAGAAATGTGGATCTCTCAACAACCCTTCCTGGCATTCTACTATGTATGGCAGTACGCCCCCACGTTTGCCTGGTTTGTCACAAAAAACCTGAGCAAGAAAAGAGTGCAGAATTTCAAATCGGGTTTG gatGCAGACTCTTCCTACTTCACCAAGCCTAAAACCTCATAA
- the ppm1aa gene encoding protein phosphatase 1A isoform X1, with protein sequence MGAFLDKPKMEKYNSHGEGNSLRFGLSSMQGWRVEMEDAHTAVIGLPHGLDPWSFFAVYDGHAGSQVAKYCCEHLLEHITSNSDFQSALQEDTSVESVKNGIRTGFLEIDDHMRSISEKKHGVDRSGSTAVGVMISPSHVYFINCGDSRGLLSRGGAVHFFTQDHKPSNPLEKERILNAGGSVMIQRVNGSLAVSRALGDFDYKCVHGKGPTEQLVSPEPEVYAIQRCEGDDEFIILACDGIWDVMANEELCDFVRSRLEVTDDLERVSNEIVDTCLYKGSRDNMSVVLICFPGAPKVSPEAVKREAELDKYLESRVEDILKTQGDEEGIPELVHVMRTLASESIPNLPPGGELASKRSVIEAVYNKLNPYRSDDTDSASTDDIW encoded by the exons ATGGGGGCTTTTCTGGACAAACCaaagatggaaaaatacaattccCACGGCGAGGGTAACAGCCTGCGCTTTGGGTTAAGCAGTATGCAGGGCTGGCGGGTGGAAATGGAAGACGCGCACACGGCAGTCATCGGCTTGCCTCACGGTCTGGACCCCTGGTCGTTTTTTGCCGTTTACGACGGGCACGCCGGCTCCCAAGTGGCCAAGTACTGCTGCGAGCACCTCTTGGAGCACATCACCAGCAACTCCGACTTCCAGAGCGCTCTGCAGGAGGACACCTCGGTGGAAAGCGTGAAGAATGGCATCCGCACGGGCTTCCTGGAGATCGACGATCACATGCGAAGCATCTCGGAAAAGAAGCACGGCGTGGACCGCAGCGGGTCCACGGCGGTGGGCGTGATGATATCGCCCAGCCACGTCTACTTCATCAATTGTGGCGACTCGCGGGGACTCTTGAGCCGAGGCGGCGCCGTGCACTTCTTCACGCAGGATCACAAACCCAGCAACCCTCTGGAGAAGGAGAGGATCCTCAACGCCGGCGGCTCGGTCATGATCCAGCGAGTGAACGGCTCCTTGGCCGTGTCCAGGGCCCTGGGAGATTTCGACTACAAGTGCGTGCACGGGAAAGGTCCCACCGAGCAGCTCGTCTCTCCTGAGCCTGAAGTTTATGCAATCCAGAGATGTGAAGGGGATGATGAATTTATTATACTAGCTTGTGATGGCATCTGGGATGTCATGGCCAATGAAGAACTCTGTGACTTTGTCCGTTCGAGGCTAGAAGTCACAGATGATCTGGAAAGAGTCAGCAATGAAATTGTTGACACTTGTCTGTACAAG GGCAGCCGGGACAATATGAGCGTTGTTTTAATCTGTTTCCCCGGAGCACCAAAAGTTTCTCCGGAAGCAGTTAAACGGGAAGCTGAGCTGGATAAGTATCTGGAGTCAAGAGTAGAAG ACATCCTTAAAACACAGGGAGATGAAGAAGGCATACCAGAATTGGTCCACGTTATGCGGACACTAGCATCAGAGAGCATCCCAAACCTCCCTCCCGGTGGAGAATTGGCAAGCAA ACGGAGTGTTATCGAAGCGGTATACAACAAACTCAACCCCTACCGAAGCGATGACACG GACTCAGCGTCCACAGATGACATATGGTAA
- the ppm1aa gene encoding protein phosphatase 1A isoform X2: MGAFLDKPKMEKYNSHGEGNSLRFGLSSMQGWRVEMEDAHTAVIGLPHGLDPWSFFAVYDGHAGSQVAKYCCEHLLEHITSNSDFQSALQEDTSVESVKNGIRTGFLEIDDHMRSISEKKHGVDRSGSTAVGVMISPSHVYFINCGDSRGLLSRGGAVHFFTQDHKPSNPLEKERILNAGGSVMIQRVNGSLAVSRALGDFDYKCVHGKGPTEQLVSPEPEVYAIQRCEGDDEFIILACDGIWDVMANEELCDFVRSRLEVTDDLERVSNEIVDTCLYKGSRDNMSVVLICFPGAPKVSPEAVKREAELDKYLESRVEDILKTQGDEEGIPELVHVMRTLASESIPNLPPGGELASKRSVIEAVYNKLNPYRSDDT, translated from the exons ATGGGGGCTTTTCTGGACAAACCaaagatggaaaaatacaattccCACGGCGAGGGTAACAGCCTGCGCTTTGGGTTAAGCAGTATGCAGGGCTGGCGGGTGGAAATGGAAGACGCGCACACGGCAGTCATCGGCTTGCCTCACGGTCTGGACCCCTGGTCGTTTTTTGCCGTTTACGACGGGCACGCCGGCTCCCAAGTGGCCAAGTACTGCTGCGAGCACCTCTTGGAGCACATCACCAGCAACTCCGACTTCCAGAGCGCTCTGCAGGAGGACACCTCGGTGGAAAGCGTGAAGAATGGCATCCGCACGGGCTTCCTGGAGATCGACGATCACATGCGAAGCATCTCGGAAAAGAAGCACGGCGTGGACCGCAGCGGGTCCACGGCGGTGGGCGTGATGATATCGCCCAGCCACGTCTACTTCATCAATTGTGGCGACTCGCGGGGACTCTTGAGCCGAGGCGGCGCCGTGCACTTCTTCACGCAGGATCACAAACCCAGCAACCCTCTGGAGAAGGAGAGGATCCTCAACGCCGGCGGCTCGGTCATGATCCAGCGAGTGAACGGCTCCTTGGCCGTGTCCAGGGCCCTGGGAGATTTCGACTACAAGTGCGTGCACGGGAAAGGTCCCACCGAGCAGCTCGTCTCTCCTGAGCCTGAAGTTTATGCAATCCAGAGATGTGAAGGGGATGATGAATTTATTATACTAGCTTGTGATGGCATCTGGGATGTCATGGCCAATGAAGAACTCTGTGACTTTGTCCGTTCGAGGCTAGAAGTCACAGATGATCTGGAAAGAGTCAGCAATGAAATTGTTGACACTTGTCTGTACAAG GGCAGCCGGGACAATATGAGCGTTGTTTTAATCTGTTTCCCCGGAGCACCAAAAGTTTCTCCGGAAGCAGTTAAACGGGAAGCTGAGCTGGATAAGTATCTGGAGTCAAGAGTAGAAG ACATCCTTAAAACACAGGGAGATGAAGAAGGCATACCAGAATTGGTCCACGTTATGCGGACACTAGCATCAGAGAGCATCCCAAACCTCCCTCCCGGTGGAGAATTGGCAAGCAA ACGGAGTGTTATCGAAGCGGTATACAACAAACTCAACCCCTACCGAAGCGATGACACG tga
- the six6a gene encoding homeobox protein SIX6a, which translates to MFQLPILNFSPQQVAGVCETLEESGDVGRLGRFLWSLPVAPAACEVLNKNESVLRARAVVAFHTGNFRELYHILENHKFTKESHTKLQALWLEAHYQEAEKLRGRPLGPVDKYRVRKKFPLPRTIWDGEQKTHCFKERTRHLLREWYLQDPYPNPSKKRELAQATGLTPTQVGNWFKNRRQRDRAAAAKNRLQQQVLSGGSVRSLADEDATVDRLGNASSPEASLSSKAAASAISITSSDSECDI; encoded by the exons ATGTTTCAGCTGCCCATCTTGAATTTCAGCCCCCAGCAGGTCGCCGGGGTGTGCGAGACTCTGGAGGAGAGCGGCGACGTGGGCCGCCTGGGCCGCTTCTTGTGGTCGCTGCCCGTCGCCCCGGCGGCCTGCGAGGTCCTCAACAAGAACGAGTCGGTGCTGCGGGCGCGCGCCGTGGTCGCTTTCCACACTGGTAATTTCCGCGAACTCTACCACATCCTGGAGAACCATAAGTTCACCAAGGAGTCGCACACCAAGCTGCAGGCCCTGTGGCTGGAGGCGCATTACCAGGAGGCCGAGAAgctgcgcggacgcccgctgGGGCCGGTGGACAAGTACCGGGTGCGTAAGAAGTTCCCCTTACCCAGAACCATTTGGGACGGCGAACAGAAGACCCATTGCTTCAAGGAGAGGACCCGCCACTTGTTAAGAGAATGGTACTTGCAGGACCCCTACCCCAACCCCAGTAAAAAACGCGAGCTTGCTCAGGCTACTGGACTTACGCCCACACAAGTAGGAAACTGGTTCAAGAACCGAAGACAAAGAGACAGAGCTGCGGCGGCTAAAAACAG gctccagcagcagGTTTTGTCCGGCGGTTCTGTCCGCTCCCTGGCCGACGAGGACGCCACCGTAGACCGCCTGGGCAACGCGTCCAGTCCGGAGGCGAGCCTCTCCAGCAAAGCAGCGGCCTCGGCTATCTCCATCACCTCCAGCGACAGTGAATGTGACATCTAA